GTGTCGATTTTTAGGTAGTGGCAAGCTCACTAGAAAAAAAGCGGTCAAACAATAATAGATAAAACTAAAAAATACTAAGTTACGCCAAAAGTTAAAATAACCATATTTTCGGTATTGATAAATCGTCCACGGAGCAGTCCCAATAAATGATATTACAGCAAAACAAATAATTGCCGTTGATAAGGGGACAGCGTATGATGGCATAATATTCCCTTCTTTCTAAAATTATAAATTTTTCTTTTACCTTCCATTAATCACTTTATATAAATCAACCATTTCTTTGGCTAAATCAGTAAAGGATATACTCGTCATCAAATGGTCTTGACTATGTACAGTAAGAAGTGTTACCTCTATTGGATCTCCTTGAGCTTCTTTAGTTAGCATCTCCGTTTGAGATTGATGCGCCCTTATCAAAGATTCTTTCGCCTCATTTAAACTTACTTCTGCTGCTGAAAAATCGTTTGCCTTTGCTGCCTGAATTGCTTCCATCGCATGACTTTTAGCATCTCCACTATGCATAATGAGTCCCATAACCATTTGCATATTTTTCTCATCCATCACACATCACCCATCCTTATGTCTATAGTCATTCATCGCTCAAAAAAGGTATACATAACGCTGACCTAATTTTAGTTCACTTTCTTAGGATTTGTCAATAAAATAAAAGGTTCATAAATGGGCTGGCTTAACCTCTTAGACAGTCATTATACTGTTATTTTTTAGTTGTATCATTTGGTGTTGTAGATAAACTTGATCCGGTTGTTGTATCAAGACTTTCGTTGATTACTGCCGTGGTTTGAGTGATG
This genomic stretch from Vagococcus sp. CY52-2 harbors:
- a CDS encoding PTS lactose/cellobiose transporter subunit IIA; protein product: MMDEKNMQMVMGLIMHSGDAKSHAMEAIQAAKANDFSAAEVSLNEAKESLIRAHQSQTEMLTKEAQGDPIEVTLLTVHSQDHLMTSISFTDLAKEMVDLYKVINGR